In the genome of bacterium, the window GCCTACGCCCGCAAGTTCGGCGAAGACGAGGAGACCTGGGGAATCATCGGATTGTTGCACGATTTCGATTACGAGAAATACCCAACCCGCGACGATCACCCCTTCCGCGGCGCCGAGATTCTGCGGGCGCGGGGTGTGGCCGAGGATTGGATCACCACCATCCTCTCCCACGCCGATTACACCGGCGTGCCGCGCACCAGCCGGCGCGACAAGACGCTTTTTGCCGTCGATGAACTCTGTGGCTTCCTCACCGCCTGCGCCTATGTGCGTCCCGATCGTAAGATTGCCACGGTCGAGGTTGAGTCGGTGCGCAAGAAGCTGAAGCAGAAATCGTTTGCCGCGCAGGTCTCGCGCGAGGACATCATCCGCGGCGCCGAGGAGCTGGGTGTGCCGCTGGATGAGCACATCGCCTTCGTGCGCGACGCGATGGCGCAGATTGCCGGTGCGCTCGGGCTCTGATGCCATGGCCGGGACGATCTCATTCGACTTTCGCCATGTCCCCAAAGGGGTGCACTTTGCCACCGCCAGCGACCGCTATGCCTCCTGGGTGGGGCAGATCTACTCGGCCGATCAGGGGTACAAGATCACCAAGTCGCGCAAACAGATCAAAGGCGAGGCATTCGTCGAAGAGAAGCTGCCAGTCCGGTCGGTGAGCGAGTATTTCGCGCATTACGGCGCGCTGGAAATTGACTTTACCTTCTACGACTTCCTGCTGGACCGTGAGGGGAACCCCAGCCGCAATTGGGCGCCGCTGGCGGAGTATGCGAAATACATCCCTGACGACGGCATGGTTGTCTTGAAAGTCCCCGAGGGAATTTGCGCCACCACGCGATGGAACTTCGCCGGCGGCAAACGCACCGCCATGGCCAACGACACCTATCTCGATCCCGACGCGTTTACGAAACGGTTCTATCGCCCAGCCACAGAAATCCTCGGCAACCGGATCGCCGCGTTCTCATTTGAGAAGGCCTACCAGCGCAAGGATTCCTGCCCGCCGCCGGAGAAGAACATCGAGTCCCTGCGGGAGTTTTTCGAGGCCATCCCGCGCGATCCCCGTTACCACATCGAGGAGCGCACCGACCGCCTGAAGACGGAAGACTACTTCGTCTTCCTGCACGAATACGGCATCGGCAATGTCTTTTCGCACTGGACCTGGCTGCCCGATTTGAAGCGCCAGTGGGAGCAGGCCGGCGGGTTCACCGGCTCGTCGGTGATCATCCGACTGCTTACGCCCCTGAGGGTGGCCTATGAGGAATCGTACGCGCGTTATCACCCCTTCGCGGAATTGCGCGACGAGATTCCCTCGATGTATCGCGATGCCGCCTTCCTGATCCGTGAGGGGCTTTCCATCGGGTTGCCGGTGATCCATGTCGCCAACAACCGCGCCGGCGGCAACGCCAACCTGATCAACCGGCGTGTGCTCGATGAACTCGAACTGTTGCTTGAGGACCGATGAGGAAAACCAGGGACCGTCGCCTGTTCGATCAACTGGGCGGACTGACCACCGAAGCGCAGGATCGGCGATACCGCCGTCTGGACCGCGAGCCCTTGCGCCGGGTGCTGCGGCGAATCAACGATGCCGATGTCACGGTGCCGGCCGCGGTGCGTCGTTGTCTGCCGCATATCGAACGTGCCACACGCCTGGTGATCGCCACCTGGTCCGGGGGCGGACGGCTCTTCTACGCCGGCGCCGGGACATCGGGGCGTTTGGGTGTGCTTGATGCCTCTGAATTGCCGCCGACCTTCGGGCTGGACCATCGTCTGGCGGTCGGATTGATCGCCGGCGGCTATCCGACCTTGATCCGCTCGAAAGAGGGAGTCGAGGATCGCGCCGAAGACGGCGCCGCGGCTATTCGCAAGGCGCGTGTCGGCAAGAAAGACTGCCTGATCGCGATCGCCGCCTCGCGGCGCACCCCTTACACGCTGGGCGCATTGGCCGAAGCGCGCCGCCGCGGCGCCAGAACAATCTTCCTGGTCGCCAATCCGCGTCCGATCGAAACGCGCATCGAAGGCGCCGATGTGATCATCCCGGTGGTGGTCGGTCCCGAAGTGGTCGCGGGCTCGACCCGGATGAAAGCCGGCACCGCGCAGAAACTCGTGCTCAACATGATCACCACCGCCGCCATGGTGCAAATGGGCAAGACCTACCAGAACTGGATGGTCGATCTGCGCGCCACTTCGGCGAAACTGCTCGAGCGCTCCAAACGGATTCTGACCATCGTCGCGGGGCTCTCCTACGACGACGCCGAGGAGATGTTGCGCGCCGCCGATGGATCGGTCAAGCGCGCGATCGTGATGGCCAAGCTGGGGATCACCACCCGTGAGGCCGACCGTCGGTTAAAAACGGCGCGCGGGCATGTCCACCGAGCGCTGGGGGAAAAGTAGGCGGGCCGGATCGGTCGCGGACGGGCCACGCGCATCCGCTTGACTTCGGCGCCCCCGGAAAAGTTACTTCGCCATAGGAAATGCCGGTCTCGCCCGAGGGGGGCAGGAACCCAGATCCGGGAGGCGCCATGCCAGTGTGTCCGAATTGCCAGGCCGAGTACCCCGACGGCCGCGTCGAATGCATCGATTGCGGCGTGCCGTTGGTGGATGACCTCTATGATCCCGATCTGGACGAGGACGAAGCTGGCGACGGGAAGTTCGTGCCGTTTCGCACTTACCCCACGCGCGTGCACGCCGAGATGATCGTCGAGGCGCTCGCCCACGAGGGCATCCCCGCGATCATCAAATCCGACGAGATGTTCGGCTCCGCCACCGGCATGGGCACCGGCGCCACCCCGAAGATCGTGGTGTGGGTGCCGGAAGCGCAGAAGGACGACGCCGCCGATGTCGCCGACGGCACCCTCGATCACCTCTGAGCCCGCCATGTCCGGCCAGCGCGAATGTCCCTCCTGCGCCTCGATGGTCCCCGACGACGAGGAGCGTTGCGTGATCTGCGGGTATGAGTTTCCGACGATTGCGCGGGGACGAAACTGGCGCGGCTGGGTGGCGATCGTGCTGCTTCTGATCTTTGTCTACCCGTTGATCCGCTTCATCATCAATCTGCTGCGTTAATTGCTTTCGCGCACACGCGCCGCCGCGCGGTAGAGGCAGAATTCGCACTCCCCGGCCGCGTCCGGAATAGTGTCGGCGCGCAGGCAGTCGCAGGCGGCGCGGATACAATCCTCGACCCAGTCGGTCTGGCCCTGGTGGGGCACAAAGGTCAGTTCAAAATCCAGGCGGGCGTTGAATGCCTCGCGTCCCTTCTGGCCGTTGGCGTAGACCCAATAGGCGGTGTCGGAGACCTCGAAGCCGTTTTGACGGAAAAGCCACTGGTAGATTTCCAGCTGCCGTCTGTAGCTCTGACGCGAGTTGTAGTCGGCGCGGATCGGGTCCTTGACGCTGGTCGCCTTGTAGTCGACGATGATGAGCGCCCCGCTTGGATCGACCCAGAGGTCATCGACCGCGCCGGAGATGACGAGGTTGGTTGGCGCATGGTGGTATTCCACACCCTTGAAGTTCTCGCGCCAGACGCCCAGCGACTCATGGCGGAAGGGGATCGCGTCGATACCGGCCGCGCGCATGAGCGGATGTGGTTCGCCGCGCTCGCGGTAGTAGTCGAATTCGCGCTTGAGCAGCTCGTCGACGGCGAGGTTGAGCGAAAACGAGGGCAGGTCGGGACGGTCCACGCCCAGTCGGCGGTCGAGGTAGAAACAGCGCGGACATTCCATGAACCGTTCCAGCTTGGACCGCGACAGCTTGAACGGTTTGTCCGCGCCGGGATTGTAGAGGTTGCGCGTGCGAACGCCGGTCGTCTTGCGGGTCATGGGTGATTATTCCACCATGAAGGCCGCGCGCACCGTGACGGTGATGTCCTTCTGCTTGGTGCCGGTGGTGTACATGCCGTAGTCGGACACCTCGGTCGAAAACGGCTCGGTGATCTGGAAGACCCCGACCGACGAGTTGAGCAATTTGGTGATCCGGACGCCTCCGGCTTCGGCGAGCACATCGGCACGGGCGCGGGCATCGACCATCGCATCCTTGAGCAGCTCGCGCTTGATCGCCGCCAGGTCGGAGTGGAAGTACTCGAGGTTGGAATTCTGCAGGACCACCCCTTCCCCGACCACTGTTTTGGGATCGACCGCCAGTTTCTCGATGTCGACAACCTTAGGCGAGATGACCAGGATTGACTGATTGATGTTGTGTCCGGTGCTGAGCCCGTTGGGGTTGTAAATCGGGTAGGTGCTGATC includes:
- the murQ gene encoding N-acetylmuramic acid 6-phosphate etherase → MRKTRDRRLFDQLGGLTTEAQDRRYRRLDREPLRRVLRRINDADVTVPAAVRRCLPHIERATRLVIATWSGGGRLFYAGAGTSGRLGVLDASELPPTFGLDHRLAVGLIAGGYPTLIRSKEGVEDRAEDGAAAIRKARVGKKDCLIAIAASRRTPYTLGALAEARRRGARTIFLVANPRPIETRIEGADVIIPVVVGPEVVAGSTRMKAGTAQKLVLNMITTAAMVQMGKTYQNWMVDLRATSAKLLERSKRILTIVAGLSYDDAEEMLRAADGSVKRAIVMAKLGITTREADRRLKTARGHVHRALGEK
- a CDS encoding zinc ribbon domain-containing protein; protein product: MSGQRECPSCASMVPDDEERCVICGYEFPTIARGRNWRGWVAIVLLLIFVYPLIRFIINLLR
- a CDS encoding DUF2007 domain-containing protein; protein product: MPVCPNCQAEYPDGRVECIDCGVPLVDDLYDPDLDEDEAGDGKFVPFRTYPTRVHAEMIVEALAHEGIPAIIKSDEMFGSATGMGTGATPKIVVWVPEAQKDDAADVADGTLDHL
- a CDS encoding SIMPL domain-containing protein; translation: MNSRNSGGGLPVLAIGIIIAAIIFGWFFKSAREAQDSVRVVGSASKRVVSDIVKWRLSIARTATEQEISEGYRRIHDDVQSTIARLKAAGITDDEITVQAISTYPIYNPNGLSTGHNINQSILVISPKVVDIEKLAVDPKTVVGEGVVLQNSNLEYFHSDLAAIKRELLKDAMVDARARADVLAEAGGVRITKLLNSSVGVFQITEPFSTEVSDYGMYTTGTKQKDITVTVRAAFMVE
- a CDS encoding DUF72 domain-containing protein, yielding MAGTISFDFRHVPKGVHFATASDRYASWVGQIYSADQGYKITKSRKQIKGEAFVEEKLPVRSVSEYFAHYGALEIDFTFYDFLLDREGNPSRNWAPLAEYAKYIPDDGMVVLKVPEGICATTRWNFAGGKRTAMANDTYLDPDAFTKRFYRPATEILGNRIAAFSFEKAYQRKDSCPPPEKNIESLREFFEAIPRDPRYHIEERTDRLKTEDYFVFLHEYGIGNVFSHWTWLPDLKRQWEQAGGFTGSSVIIRLLTPLRVAYEESYARYHPFAELRDEIPSMYRDAAFLIREGLSIGLPVIHVANNRAGGNANLINRRVLDELELLLEDR
- a CDS encoding HDIG domain-containing protein yields the protein MTRDEAWALLGEHTQNPSLIKHMLAVEAAMRAYARKFGEDEETWGIIGLLHDFDYEKYPTRDDHPFRGAEILRARGVAEDWITTILSHADYTGVPRTSRRDKTLFAVDELCGFLTACAYVRPDRKIATVEVESVRKKLKQKSFAAQVSREDIIRGAEELGVPLDEHIAFVRDAMAQIAGALGL
- a CDS encoding PD-(D/E)XK nuclease family protein encodes the protein MTRKTTGVRTRNLYNPGADKPFKLSRSKLERFMECPRCFYLDRRLGVDRPDLPSFSLNLAVDELLKREFDYYRERGEPHPLMRAAGIDAIPFRHESLGVWRENFKGVEYHHAPTNLVISGAVDDLWVDPSGALIIVDYKATSVKDPIRADYNSRQSYRRQLEIYQWLFRQNGFEVSDTAYWVYANGQKGREAFNARLDFELTFVPHQGQTDWVEDCIRAACDCLRADTIPDAAGECEFCLYRAAARVRESN